One window from the genome of Amycolatopsis sp. NBC_01480 encodes:
- a CDS encoding monodechloroaminopyrrolnitrin synthase PrnB family protein: MTAVDRLDRWIRTEFVEYNTALEEAYFAERREIVGDRPELEKIKQAVVTEGGLLIGAIPGPLPISAREKYQLLGMVGFYLAACRRHESAEPVDPSAWSLAQVLGSALGVAPRFVFAHQALYNPAIRDRYQTFTSLADEAVFLTNNGLAVLAYQRAADALRRIPPMGVSNPLTTYLLETALSALDDVLRFNQDLGRTLDVDRFFFNIRPYFKSHRVGAVEYRGANAGDFSAVNEIDLLLGLCDARDPFYQNVIAEKYAYVAPEDQVLLRAVVEEEPLLAKFLREAESGAGPGLRRNAELFLAVCRAHGAAYTYHHHRLVKPFLVVPAEKAPADRLDGITASGPPLDVVVAGLSRLSDLRSARDRPGTPTARPALERLRSLVSGASS; encoded by the coding sequence GTGACCGCAGTGGACCGGCTCGACCGGTGGATCAGGACCGAGTTCGTCGAGTACAACACCGCGCTCGAGGAAGCGTACTTCGCCGAACGGCGGGAGATCGTCGGCGATCGGCCCGAATTGGAGAAGATCAAACAGGCCGTGGTGACCGAGGGCGGCCTGCTGATCGGGGCGATTCCGGGCCCGCTGCCGATTTCGGCCCGGGAGAAATACCAGCTCCTGGGCATGGTGGGCTTTTACCTCGCAGCCTGCCGCCGGCACGAGTCCGCCGAGCCGGTCGATCCGTCCGCCTGGTCGCTGGCCCAGGTGCTGGGCTCGGCCCTGGGCGTGGCGCCGCGATTCGTCTTCGCGCACCAGGCGCTGTACAACCCGGCCATTCGAGACCGTTATCAGACTTTCACCTCGCTGGCCGACGAAGCTGTTTTCCTGACCAACAACGGGCTTGCTGTGCTCGCCTACCAACGGGCCGCCGACGCGCTCCGCCGCATTCCGCCGATGGGCGTGTCCAACCCGCTGACCACGTATCTGCTGGAAACCGCGCTTTCCGCATTGGACGACGTGCTGCGGTTCAACCAGGACCTCGGCCGGACGCTCGACGTCGACCGGTTCTTCTTCAACATCCGGCCGTACTTCAAATCGCACCGCGTCGGCGCGGTCGAGTACCGCGGCGCCAACGCCGGCGACTTCTCCGCGGTCAACGAGATCGACCTGCTGCTGGGCCTCTGCGACGCGCGGGATCCCTTCTACCAGAACGTGATCGCGGAGAAGTACGCCTACGTCGCGCCCGAGGACCAGGTGCTGCTGCGCGCCGTCGTCGAGGAGGAGCCGCTGCTGGCCAAGTTCCTGCGCGAGGCGGAATCGGGGGCCGGACCGGGGTTGCGGCGGAACGCCGAGCTGTTCCTCGCCGTCTGCCGCGCGCACGGGGCCGCGTACACCTATCACCACCACCGGCTCGTCAAGCCGTTCCTCGTGGTCCCGGCGGAAAAGGCACCCGCCGACCGGCTGGACGGGATCACCGCCAGCGGGCCGCCGCTGGACGTGGTCGTCGCCGGGCTTTCCCGGCTGAGCGACCTCCGCTCGGCGCGGGACCGGCCGGGGACGCCGACCGCCCGGCCGGCGCTGGAACGCTTGCGCTCACTCGTTTCCGGGGCTTCGTCATAG
- a CDS encoding DUF742 domain-containing protein, which translates to MTEPEVPGGGSLSGRHRLPDPGEAPSVRPYARDRIPPRTQHQLALETLVSTTELGRRLRRLLWEQYGRVCDLCASTTSVVELSAHLGLPLGTTRTLVEDLLAEGLLRAHPPVAAYDSEARTEVLDRVLDGLDRL; encoded by the coding sequence GTGACCGAGCCGGAGGTCCCCGGCGGCGGCTCGCTGTCAGGACGTCACCGGCTGCCCGATCCCGGCGAAGCGCCGTCGGTCCGCCCCTATGCGCGCGACCGCATCCCGCCGCGGACCCAGCACCAGCTCGCGCTGGAGACATTGGTCTCGACCACTGAGCTCGGCCGCCGGCTGCGGCGGCTGCTGTGGGAGCAGTACGGGCGGGTGTGCGACCTGTGCGCGTCCACCACTTCGGTGGTGGAGCTGTCCGCCCACCTGGGCCTGCCGCTCGGCACCACCCGCACGCTGGTCGAGGACCTGCTGGCCGAAGGGCTGCTGCGCGCGCACCCGCCGGTCGCCGCGTACGACTCGGAGGCCCGCACGGAGGTGCTGGACCGCGTGCTCGACGGGCTCGACCGGCTGTAG
- a CDS encoding sugar porter family MFS transporter has product MTQTAAARRPINRTTLYFFGALGGILFGYDLGVISGVLPFIGKAWSLTGWDKGVITASLSVGAIVGALFSSRLNEKLGRRRTIMVAAVIVIVGTVAASVSPTFALLIVSRLVIGIGIGFSSSTVPTYLSELAPARLRGAMGALNQIFIVLGILIAFLVSYGLGPSGNWRLMFAGAVVPAVILLVGLIFLPETPRWLLAKGQEEAARSVLISSHGSSVNVDEEIGTIREVIRLDAESAKTRFRDLVTPMVRPMLVVGLLLAIGQQFSGVNAVNAYFPTMLIGLGFATQAALLSGVLLGVTKFLFTAWVVFVVDRWGRKPLLLIGNVIMVITLIAAGLVVYLVHDTGTKGILMLVAMVLYLVGYELGWGAVVWVMMAEVFPLKVRAAGMGISSVVLWAATGIVSAVFPIISDPGALGIGGSMFLFAGINVVLFGLTKWLVPETKGRTLEQIELDLRGGHKGAVKAA; this is encoded by the coding sequence ATGACACAGACAGCCGCGGCGCGGCGGCCCATCAACAGGACCACGTTGTACTTCTTCGGTGCCCTCGGCGGCATCCTGTTCGGCTACGACCTCGGGGTCATTTCCGGGGTGCTGCCGTTCATCGGCAAGGCCTGGAGCCTGACCGGGTGGGACAAGGGTGTGATCACCGCCAGCCTGTCGGTCGGCGCGATCGTCGGAGCGCTCTTCTCCTCGCGGTTGAACGAAAAACTCGGCCGCCGCCGGACGATCATGGTGGCCGCGGTCATCGTCATCGTCGGCACGGTGGCGGCGAGCGTTTCGCCGACCTTCGCCCTGCTGATCGTTTCCCGGCTGGTGATCGGCATCGGCATCGGCTTCTCCTCGTCGACCGTGCCGACCTACCTCTCGGAGCTGGCCCCGGCCCGGCTGCGCGGCGCGATGGGCGCGCTGAACCAGATCTTCATCGTGCTCGGCATCCTGATCGCGTTCCTGGTCAGTTACGGCCTCGGCCCGTCCGGCAACTGGCGGCTGATGTTCGCCGGCGCCGTGGTGCCCGCCGTGATCCTGCTGGTGGGCTTGATCTTCCTGCCCGAGACGCCGCGCTGGCTGCTGGCCAAGGGCCAGGAGGAGGCGGCCCGGTCCGTGCTGATCAGCTCCCACGGCAGCTCGGTGAACGTGGACGAGGAGATCGGCACCATCCGCGAGGTCATCCGGCTCGACGCCGAGAGCGCGAAGACCCGGTTCCGCGACCTGGTCACCCCGATGGTCCGGCCGATGCTGGTGGTCGGCCTGCTGCTCGCCATCGGCCAGCAGTTCAGCGGCGTCAACGCGGTGAACGCGTACTTCCCGACCATGCTGATCGGCCTCGGCTTCGCCACGCAGGCGGCGCTGCTGTCCGGTGTACTGCTGGGCGTGACCAAGTTCCTGTTCACCGCGTGGGTGGTGTTCGTCGTCGACCGCTGGGGCCGCAAGCCCCTGCTGCTGATCGGCAACGTGATCATGGTGATCACGCTGATCGCCGCCGGGCTGGTCGTCTACCTGGTCCACGACACCGGCACGAAGGGCATCCTGATGCTCGTCGCGATGGTGCTCTACCTGGTGGGCTACGAGCTGGGCTGGGGCGCGGTGGTCTGGGTGATGATGGCCGAGGTGTTCCCGCTCAAGGTCCGCGCCGCGGGCATGGGCATCAGCAGCGTGGTGCTGTGGGCCGCGACCGGCATCGTCAGCGCGGTCTTCCCGATCATCTCCGACCCGGGCGCGCTCGGCATCGGCGGCTCGATGTTCCTGTTCGCGGGCATCAACGTCGTGCTGTTCGGCCTCACCAAGTGGCTGGTCCCGGAGACCAAGGGCCGTACGCTGGAGCAGATCGAGCTGGACCTGCGCGGCGGTCACAAGGGCGCCGTGAAGGCCGCCTGA
- a CDS encoding alpha/beta hydrolase, producing the protein MITWGDVRRWDAAMIGGVADALNDRCARLVAANDDVEGMARFDGWTGDAATAATARGTALTTALEQRVAEASAVRRGAHEVQAAVERLSAYVKDTDDLAAHNGFTIDDGGRLTAVPGPAVPSDVAGARQRVQTELTDRVEQILRQATDVDADFAAILTRAANGEITDQGATSLAQAADAGSAQSGLSTQGPPPGGTPGDNRAWWDSLPDATQATILRDNPDLVRNLDGIPVTDRDAANRGVLQREMARLQGDPSEDAKAKLRGLEAIRTRLDATGPGHPQAYLVGLDTSGDGKAIVAAGNPDTSVNVATSVPGTGSELAKIGGDLDRSDKMWQSATTAGSPSTSVITWVGYDAPNELLDAASEKYADNGKAALSGFEDGLRASHDGPPSHNTVVGHSYGTTVVGHAARDGGLNADDLIFVASPGVGVDHANQLHLDGISQDDVGQHVHSTVAEHDMIKLTNIGIPGHDIALGPSPADADFGGQVFASAPGTKGPWYEGGLSGAAHSQYWEDNNPSLRSFGRIIAGKPA; encoded by the coding sequence ATGATCACCTGGGGAGACGTGCGGCGCTGGGACGCGGCCATGATCGGCGGGGTGGCCGACGCGCTCAACGACCGGTGCGCCCGCCTCGTCGCGGCCAACGACGACGTCGAGGGCATGGCCAGGTTCGACGGCTGGACGGGTGACGCCGCCACCGCGGCCACCGCGCGTGGCACGGCCTTGACCACGGCGCTGGAGCAGCGGGTCGCCGAGGCTTCGGCCGTGCGGCGCGGTGCGCACGAGGTGCAGGCGGCGGTCGAGCGGCTGAGCGCGTACGTCAAGGACACCGACGATCTGGCTGCCCACAACGGTTTCACCATCGACGACGGCGGCCGGCTCACCGCAGTGCCCGGCCCGGCGGTGCCGTCCGACGTCGCCGGGGCCCGGCAGCGCGTGCAGACCGAGCTGACCGACCGCGTCGAGCAGATCCTGCGCCAGGCCACGGATGTGGACGCGGACTTCGCGGCGATCCTCACCCGCGCCGCGAACGGCGAGATCACCGACCAGGGCGCGACTTCGCTCGCGCAGGCCGCCGATGCGGGCTCGGCGCAGAGCGGGCTTTCGACGCAGGGCCCGCCGCCGGGCGGCACGCCGGGTGACAACCGCGCGTGGTGGGACAGCCTGCCGGACGCCACGCAGGCCACCATCCTGCGGGACAACCCGGACCTGGTGCGCAACCTCGACGGCATCCCGGTGACCGACCGTGACGCGGCCAATCGTGGTGTCCTGCAACGGGAAATGGCCCGGCTGCAAGGGGATCCGAGCGAGGACGCGAAGGCCAAGCTCCGTGGCCTGGAGGCCATCCGGACCCGGCTCGACGCGACCGGGCCCGGGCACCCGCAGGCGTACCTCGTCGGCCTGGACACCAGCGGCGACGGCAAGGCGATCGTCGCGGCCGGCAACCCGGACACCTCGGTGAACGTCGCCACCTCCGTGCCCGGCACCGGCAGCGAGCTGGCCAAGATCGGCGGCGACCTCGACCGCTCGGACAAGATGTGGCAGTCGGCGACCACGGCCGGCTCGCCGTCGACCTCGGTGATCACCTGGGTCGGCTACGACGCGCCGAACGAGCTGCTGGACGCGGCCAGCGAGAAGTACGCCGACAACGGGAAAGCGGCGTTGTCCGGGTTCGAGGACGGCCTGCGCGCCTCGCACGACGGGCCGCCGTCGCACAACACCGTGGTGGGCCACAGTTACGGCACCACGGTGGTCGGCCACGCCGCGCGCGACGGCGGGCTGAACGCGGACGACCTCATCTTCGTCGCCAGCCCCGGCGTCGGCGTCGATCACGCGAACCAGCTGCACCTCGACGGGATCAGCCAGGACGATGTCGGGCAGCATGTGCACTCGACCGTCGCCGAGCACGACATGATCAAGCTGACCAATATCGGCATCCCGGGCCACGACATCGCGCTGGGCCCGTCGCCGGCCGACGCCGACTTCGGCGGTCAGGTGTTCGCTTCGGCGCCCGGCACGAAGGGGCCGTGGTACGAGGGCGGGCTGAGCGGCGCCGCGCATAGCCAGTACTGGGAGGACAATAATCCGTCGTTGCGCAGCTTCGGCCGCATCATCGCGGGGAAGCCGGCATGA
- a CDS encoding TetR/AcrR family transcriptional regulator encodes MTGTLTRKGAATRQRIVEGAAAVIQQRGVLDTTLDDVREHTGTSKSQLFHYFPDGKEQLLLAVAGFEADRVISAQQPHLGRLHTWADWQAWRDTVVGHYTERGRHCPLNVVMSQIGRNTPGSQAVVTQLMDRWLAELTAGIRHLQAAGEIPSSTDPARAATALLAGVQGGVLMLLSTGDPGYLKAALDVGIENLRG; translated from the coding sequence ATGACCGGCACGCTCACCCGCAAGGGCGCCGCGACGCGGCAGCGCATCGTCGAGGGCGCCGCCGCGGTGATCCAGCAGCGCGGGGTGCTCGACACCACGCTGGACGACGTGCGGGAGCACACCGGCACCAGCAAGAGCCAGCTGTTCCACTACTTCCCGGACGGCAAGGAGCAGCTATTGCTCGCCGTCGCGGGCTTCGAGGCGGACCGGGTGATCTCCGCGCAGCAGCCGCACCTGGGGCGCCTGCACACCTGGGCCGACTGGCAGGCGTGGCGCGACACCGTGGTCGGGCACTACACCGAGCGGGGACGGCACTGCCCGCTGAACGTGGTGATGTCGCAGATCGGCCGCAACACCCCGGGCTCGCAGGCCGTGGTGACGCAGCTGATGGACCGGTGGCTGGCGGAGCTGACCGCGGGCATCCGGCACCTGCAGGCGGCCGGTGAGATCCCGTCGTCCACCGATCCGGCGCGGGCCGCGACGGCGCTGCTGGCCGGGGTGCAGGGCGGAGTGCTGATGCTGCTGTCGACGGGCGATCCCGGTTACCTGAAAGCGGCGCTGGACGTGGGGATCGAAAACCTGCGGGGGTAA
- a CDS encoding YceI family protein produces MTSATTFTQHTGEYTIDGAHSRIGFVARHAMVTKVRGSFNEFDGSFTVDGDEPSKSTAQITIQTKSIDTRNADRDGHLRTNDFLAIEQYPQITFTSTEIAHTGDSTFDVTGDLTIKDVTKSVTIPFEFEGSAKDPYGNERVGFEGSTAIQRSDYGISFNAALETGGVLVSDKITLEFEISAIKNA; encoded by the coding sequence ATGACCAGCGCGACCACCTTCACCCAGCACACCGGCGAGTACACGATCGACGGCGCCCACTCCCGCATCGGCTTCGTCGCGCGCCACGCGATGGTGACGAAGGTGCGCGGCTCGTTCAACGAGTTCGACGGCTCCTTCACCGTGGACGGTGACGAGCCGTCGAAGTCGACCGCGCAGATCACCATCCAGACCAAGAGCATCGACACCCGCAACGCCGACCGCGACGGCCACCTGCGGACCAACGACTTCCTCGCGATCGAGCAGTACCCGCAGATCACCTTCACGTCCACCGAGATCGCCCACACCGGTGACTCCACCTTCGACGTGACCGGCGACCTGACCATCAAGGACGTGACCAAGTCCGTCACCATCCCGTTCGAGTTCGAGGGCTCCGCCAAGGACCCGTACGGCAACGAGCGCGTCGGCTTCGAGGGCTCGACCGCGATCCAGCGCAGCGACTACGGCATCAGCTTCAACGCCGCGCTCGAGACCGGCGGCGTGCTGGTCTCCGACAAGATCACCCTCGAGTTCGAGATCTCGGCGATCAAGAACGCCTGA
- a CDS encoding MarR family winged helix-turn-helix transcriptional regulator gives MVDVNPLTSEEQAVWRPLTRIITVLPRALDDQFVNDTGVSMTDYTVLVSLSEAPEGWLRLTDLAKVTALSLSRISRVVDSLVKHGLVEKSRCPSDRRAANATLTELGRTKLVAAYPGHLARVRAYLFDHLTPGEVAAAGPILARLAAALEPPEPKGPPGPDEEPVSPTEALTEASTKAES, from the coding sequence ATGGTGGACGTCAACCCGCTGACCAGCGAGGAACAGGCGGTGTGGCGGCCGCTGACCCGGATCATCACCGTGCTGCCCCGGGCGCTGGACGACCAGTTCGTGAACGACACCGGGGTGTCGATGACCGACTACACCGTGCTCGTCTCGCTGTCCGAAGCCCCCGAAGGCTGGCTGCGCCTGACTGACCTGGCCAAGGTCACGGCCCTGTCGCTGAGCCGGATCAGCCGGGTGGTCGACAGCCTGGTCAAGCACGGGCTGGTCGAGAAGTCCCGGTGCCCGAGCGACCGCCGGGCCGCCAACGCCACCCTCACCGAGCTGGGCCGCACGAAGCTGGTCGCGGCGTACCCGGGGCATCTCGCGCGGGTGCGGGCCTACCTGTTCGACCACCTCACCCCCGGCGAGGTCGCCGCCGCGGGCCCGATCCTGGCCCGGCTCGCCGCGGCACTCGAGCCCCCGGAGCCGAAGGGGCCGCCGGGACCGGACGAAGAGCCTGTCTCACCGACGGAAGCATTGACAGAAGCCTCGACGAAAGCGGAGTCATGA
- a CDS encoding glutathione S-transferase family protein: MTGEFKRDQNYLPDRITADGRDGWPVEAGRYRLVIARACPWANRAAIVRRLLGLEDALSLGLCGPTHDERSWTFDLDPGGRDPVLGIERLQEAFFQRDPEYPRGITVPAIVDVPSGQVVTNDFKQMTLDFSGEWRKFHREGAPELYPEPLRGEIDDVAEKVFRDVNNGVYKAGFATTQEAYEEAYRALFSRLDWLSERLATQRYLVGDTITEADVRLFTTLVRFDSVYHGHFKCNRQKLTEMPVLWAYSRDLFQTPGFGDTIDFDQIKEHYYVVHRSVNPTGIVPLGPDPSGWLTAHGREELGGRPFGDGTPPGPPPAGERVPDLAG; encoded by the coding sequence ATGACCGGCGAGTTCAAGCGTGACCAGAACTACCTGCCCGACCGCATCACCGCGGACGGCCGCGACGGCTGGCCCGTGGAGGCCGGCCGCTACCGGCTGGTGATCGCGCGCGCCTGCCCGTGGGCGAACCGCGCGGCCATCGTCCGCCGCCTGCTGGGCCTGGAGGACGCGCTGTCGCTCGGGCTCTGCGGCCCGACGCACGACGAGCGGAGCTGGACCTTCGACCTCGACCCCGGCGGCCGCGACCCGGTGCTGGGCATCGAACGGCTGCAGGAGGCGTTTTTCCAGCGGGATCCCGAATACCCGCGCGGGATCACCGTGCCCGCGATCGTCGACGTGCCGAGCGGGCAGGTGGTGACCAACGATTTCAAGCAGATGACGCTCGACTTCTCCGGCGAGTGGCGGAAGTTCCACCGTGAAGGCGCGCCCGAGCTGTACCCGGAGCCGCTGCGCGGCGAGATCGACGACGTCGCGGAGAAGGTGTTCCGCGACGTGAACAACGGCGTCTACAAAGCCGGCTTCGCCACCACGCAGGAGGCCTACGAAGAGGCGTACCGCGCCCTGTTCTCCCGGCTCGACTGGCTTTCCGAGCGGCTGGCGACGCAGCGGTACCTGGTGGGCGACACGATCACCGAGGCCGACGTCCGGCTGTTCACCACGCTGGTGCGGTTCGATTCGGTGTACCACGGCCACTTCAAGTGCAACCGGCAGAAGCTGACCGAGATGCCGGTGCTCTGGGCGTACTCGCGCGACCTGTTCCAGACGCCCGGCTTCGGTGACACGATCGACTTCGACCAGATCAAGGAGCACTACTACGTGGTGCACCGCTCGGTGAACCCGACCGGGATCGTGCCGCTCGGCCCGGACCCGTCCGGCTGGCTCACCGCGCACGGCCGCGAGGAGCTGGGCGGCCGCCCGTTCGGCGACGGCACCCCGCCCGGCCCGCCGCCCGCGGGTGAGCGGGTGCCGGACCTGGCGGGGTAG
- a CDS encoding SDR family NAD(P)-dependent oxidoreductase produces the protein MTNELSGTTALVTGATSGIGRATAVKLAKLGAHVLVGGRDADRGEQVVKEIRADGGQAEFLAADLTDEASARDLAARAEAITGHVDVLVNSAGIFPFGPTEATTEQDFDSVFALNVKAPYFLVAALAPKMAERGSGAIVNVSTMVAGFGAAGMALYGASKAALELLTKAWAAEFGPRGVRVNAVSPGPTRTEGTAVMGESLDQLASLAPAGRPGEAAEIAAAIVFLATGGAGFVQGAVLPVDGGRAAV, from the coding sequence ATGACAAACGAACTGTCCGGAACCACCGCCCTCGTAACCGGGGCCACGAGCGGCATCGGCCGGGCCACGGCGGTGAAACTGGCGAAGCTGGGCGCGCACGTGCTGGTCGGCGGCCGCGACGCGGACCGCGGGGAGCAGGTGGTCAAGGAGATCCGCGCCGACGGCGGCCAGGCCGAGTTCCTGGCCGCCGACCTCACCGACGAGGCGAGCGCCCGTGACCTGGCCGCCCGCGCCGAGGCGATCACCGGCCACGTCGACGTGCTGGTGAACAGCGCCGGCATCTTCCCGTTCGGGCCCACCGAAGCGACCACCGAGCAGGACTTCGACAGTGTGTTCGCACTGAACGTGAAGGCGCCGTACTTCCTCGTCGCCGCGCTCGCGCCGAAGATGGCGGAACGGGGTTCGGGCGCGATCGTGAACGTGTCCACCATGGTCGCCGGGTTCGGCGCGGCCGGCATGGCCCTGTACGGGGCCAGCAAGGCCGCGCTGGAACTGCTGACCAAGGCGTGGGCCGCGGAATTCGGCCCGCGCGGCGTGCGGGTGAACGCCGTCAGCCCCGGCCCCACCCGCACCGAGGGCACCGCGGTGATGGGCGAGAGCCTCGACCAGCTGGCCTCGCTCGCCCCCGCCGGCCGCCCCGGCGAGGCGGCCGAGATCGCCGCGGCCATCGTCTTCCTGGCCACCGGCGGGGCCGGCTTCGTACAGGGCGCGGTCCTGCCCGTCGACGGCGGACGCGCTGCGGTGTAA
- a CDS encoding LysR family transcriptional regulator: protein MELREMRAFVAVVEEGGLSAAARRLHVSQPAVSQTMQALERQLGVQLVVRSSAGVRPTEAGSTLLTEARAVLARYDQALAAVARHTTAGGSLLRVGLPLELPPGLISRAVADLARTCPDTRVQVVHASTTGQAAMLRRGELDVGLLREHPVGPELDAVLVLAENLGVLLAKEFAEKIGGPDGVRLDALAGLEWIGFPREGSPAWHDEITAVFRTHGLEIGPAAADSLLPELKFAAVSAGGAFALAPPDWGQPVPENLAWCALKGNPLVRRTWAVWPASSHRRDLGHLVAALEAE from the coding sequence ATGGAGTTGAGGGAGATGCGGGCCTTCGTCGCGGTCGTCGAGGAGGGCGGGCTGTCGGCGGCGGCGCGGCGGCTGCACGTGAGCCAGCCGGCGGTGTCGCAGACCATGCAGGCGCTGGAACGGCAGCTGGGCGTGCAGCTGGTGGTGCGCAGCAGTGCCGGGGTACGGCCGACCGAGGCCGGGTCGACGCTGCTCACCGAGGCCCGCGCGGTGCTGGCGCGGTACGACCAGGCGCTGGCCGCCGTCGCGCGGCACACCACCGCGGGCGGGAGCCTGCTGCGCGTCGGCCTCCCGCTGGAGCTGCCGCCCGGGCTGATCTCCCGCGCCGTCGCGGACCTCGCCCGCACCTGCCCGGACACCCGGGTGCAGGTGGTGCACGCGTCCACCACCGGGCAGGCCGCCATGCTGCGCCGGGGCGAGCTGGACGTCGGGCTGCTGCGCGAGCACCCCGTCGGCCCGGAGCTGGACGCGGTGCTGGTGCTCGCCGAGAACCTCGGCGTGCTGCTGGCGAAGGAGTTCGCCGAGAAGATCGGCGGCCCGGACGGCGTCCGGCTCGACGCGCTGGCCGGGCTGGAGTGGATCGGCTTCCCCCGCGAGGGCAGTCCCGCCTGGCACGACGAGATCACCGCCGTCTTCCGCACGCACGGCCTGGAAATCGGCCCGGCCGCGGCCGATTCCCTGCTGCCGGAGCTGAAGTTCGCCGCGGTGAGCGCGGGTGGCGCGTTCGCGCTGGCGCCACCGGACTGGGGCCAGCCGGTGCCGGAAAACCTGGCCTGGTGCGCGCTGAAGGGAAATCCATTGGTGCGGCGGACCTGGGCGGTGTGGCCGGCGTCCTCCCACCGTCGGGACCTCGGTCATCTGGTCGCGGCACTGGAGGCCGAGTGA
- a CDS encoding LysR family transcriptional regulator, whose translation MELRQLEYFVAVAEESHFTRAASRMHVAQSGLSASIRALEKELGAVLFRRSTRQVQLTAEGEAFLGEARRALSATSAGRDAVAAVQGLMRGSLAIGALQCLYSLHLPTALSGFLTVHPGLDVRLQHGGSTELVDQVRAGRLDVAFVSRPARFPDDVNVAPLGSEALVLACSLDHPFATRRSVKPLELADERFVDFQPGWGTRDLADAVLAEAGAHRKVALEITDVHSLLDLVVAGLGVALVPETFCHKTNRAAFVPLDGDVPAWETVSVTTNPTSAAATAFLEHVRVPPK comes from the coding sequence GTGGAGCTTCGGCAGCTCGAATACTTCGTCGCGGTCGCGGAGGAGTCGCACTTCACCCGGGCGGCGTCGCGGATGCACGTCGCGCAGTCCGGTTTGTCGGCGTCGATCCGGGCACTGGAGAAGGAACTGGGCGCGGTGCTGTTCCGGCGCAGCACCCGCCAGGTGCAGCTGACCGCCGAGGGCGAGGCCTTCCTCGGCGAAGCGCGGCGGGCGCTTTCGGCCACGAGCGCGGGCCGCGACGCCGTGGCCGCGGTGCAGGGGCTGATGCGCGGGAGCCTCGCGATCGGGGCGTTGCAGTGCCTGTATTCACTGCACCTGCCCACGGCGCTGAGCGGGTTCCTGACCGTCCACCCCGGACTGGACGTGCGGCTCCAGCACGGCGGCTCCACCGAGCTGGTGGACCAGGTGCGAGCCGGCCGCCTCGACGTCGCGTTCGTCTCCCGGCCCGCGCGCTTCCCGGACGACGTGAACGTCGCGCCGCTGGGCAGTGAAGCGCTGGTGCTGGCGTGTTCGCTCGACCACCCCTTCGCCACGCGCCGCTCCGTCAAGCCGCTGGAACTCGCGGACGAGCGTTTCGTCGACTTCCAGCCCGGCTGGGGCACGCGCGATCTGGCCGACGCCGTGCTCGCCGAGGCCGGGGCACACCGCAAGGTGGCGCTGGAGATCACCGACGTGCACTCGCTGCTCGACCTGGTCGTCGCCGGACTGGGTGTGGCGCTGGTGCCGGAAACCTTCTGCCACAAGACAAATCGTGCCGCTTTTGTCCCGTTGGACGGCGACGTGCCCGCCTGGGAGACGGTCTCCGTCACCACGAACCCGACGAGCGCGGCGGCCACGGCGTTCCTGGAGCACGTGCGCGTCCCGCCGAAATAG
- a CDS encoding aldo/keto reductase, with translation MHTRRLGDVDVSSIGLGGMPMSIEGRPDEERSVATIHAALEAGITFFDTADAYHRDAGEVGHNESLIARAIASYGGDTSGVLVATKGGHLRPGDGSWTLNGSPEYLKQAAEASLKRLGVEAIGLYQFHRPDPKVPYGESVGAIRDLLDEGKIRFAGISNANPEQIKQANDILGGRLVSVQNQFSPAFRSSEPELDLCAELGIAFLPWSPLGGITKASELGSRFAPFADVAKTHGVSPQQVTLAWMLAKAPVVIPIPGSSRPETIRDSALAVDLTLTADEVAALDAA, from the coding sequence ATGCACACGCGCCGCCTCGGCGATGTCGACGTCAGCTCCATCGGGCTCGGCGGCATGCCGATGTCCATCGAAGGCCGGCCGGACGAAGAGCGTTCGGTGGCCACCATCCACGCCGCGCTCGAAGCGGGCATCACCTTCTTCGACACCGCGGACGCCTATCACCGCGACGCCGGCGAGGTCGGGCACAACGAGTCCCTGATCGCCCGCGCGATCGCGAGCTACGGCGGCGACACCTCGGGCGTGCTCGTCGCGACCAAGGGCGGCCACCTGCGTCCCGGCGACGGCTCGTGGACGCTCAACGGCTCGCCCGAGTACCTCAAGCAGGCGGCCGAGGCCTCGCTCAAGCGCCTCGGCGTCGAGGCGATCGGGCTGTACCAGTTCCACCGGCCGGACCCGAAGGTGCCGTACGGCGAGTCGGTCGGCGCGATCCGCGACCTGCTCGACGAGGGCAAGATCCGCTTCGCCGGCATCTCGAACGCCAACCCGGAGCAGATCAAGCAGGCCAACGACATCCTCGGCGGCCGGCTGGTGAGCGTGCAGAACCAGTTCTCGCCCGCGTTCCGCTCCAGCGAGCCGGAACTGGACCTGTGCGCCGAACTCGGCATCGCGTTCCTGCCGTGGAGCCCGCTCGGCGGCATCACCAAGGCGAGCGAGCTGGGCTCGCGCTTCGCGCCGTTCGCGGACGTGGCGAAGACCCACGGCGTCAGCCCGCAGCAGGTGACGCTGGCGTGGATGCTCGCGAAGGCCCCCGTCGTGATCCCGATCCCGGGCTCCTCGCGGCCGGAGACCATCCGCGACTCGGCCCTCGCCGTCGACCTGACGCTGACCGCCGACGAGGTCGCGGCCCTCGACGCCGCCTGA